A stretch of DNA from Ctenopharyngodon idella isolate HZGC_01 chromosome 6, HZGC01, whole genome shotgun sequence:
aatatattttcttaACTTTCATTGCAGTTCCATTTAAGTTTTGCAAAAGACTAAATCTAGAAAAGGAAAGAACATTGTAACAGTTTTTCTcagaaaaaaacacatgcaGGTGTGTAATGACACTATTGGTAAAACAAAGTAGTCAAAATTCTTTCATAAATCTTTCAGATGTAAAAGATGACAGGTGTTTAATGAAAAGCATATATAATCCATTGACACGGATGagtgatttctttctttctgtttttggtCTGTTGGAGACTCACTAGTGAAATATCGGCATATGCTAACAGTATGGAAAATACTTATGCAATCAGCCTGTTTCTCTTgttaaaaaggaaaatattatttaaagtcTTATTTAAAGCTTTTACCCTATAATCTCAATCATCCTTTACCCTAAGCAGTGTactcataacttgtttaaatcaAGGTTATTTacagtggtaacactttacaataaggttcatttgttaacattagttaatgtattaactaacatgaactttgagcaatacatttgttattgtatttattaatcttcgttaacgttagttaatgaaaatacagttgtttattcatgttagttcatagtGCATTAACGAACTTTTATACTTTGTAAAATGAGCTCAGAAATGATGGTGTTAAAGGATTTTTAAATTTGGCATAAAtgtgtagttttttttaagcaataattttttatgttaattaaatttaatttcattgccgtttcatttttcatttgccTTTTTAAAGACTAGTAGCAAATCATAgtactgttattatttttttattcttttgaaaGTACAATAGCAATATAAAacttattattttctttagaaACAAAATATTGTCTTGTTATGCTCAAGATTTATCTCACAAATGGgtctttatattttaaaaaagaaagttagAAAGGAGTCCCTCAGTTTGGGGTCCATAGTATCAAAACGTTTAAAAAACCCTTGTTGTAGCTAGTcatataaaacagaaaattaacATGGgatcagagagaaagagaccaaCAACATTTAGCaatcaaaatttttaatttaaaataatgaataagtTATATAAATAGCAAAGcttaaaataacttaaagaGTCTATTTGAGACACCAAGGGTGATCAGAATCTTTCACGAGATGCCATCTGCTCCAAAAGTCTTGCTTCGCATCTGGGACCCTCTCCCTCTTGGGACAGCTGAAACAAATCCGGCCTCAGCAGCTGGGATGGATTAAGGGTGGAATATCTAATGAGAAGCTCTCCTCGGATGGAGGAGCGGGATGCAGGCTTGTAGCTATTCAAGTGGAAAATGCAGTCGGAGAAGCACATGGAGGGGATTGTGTTTGTTTAAAGGACCCTGTCTATGGCCGACTGTTGATCCTGCTTTTTCAGTATGCCAGGCATAATTAGCACATGGCATACGCTTTTAATGACAGCAGAAAAACAGACGGTGAAAGTCTATTGTTGATATTGTTAATCCACTGTTCTGCTTTTCAGAATATCTCTTCTGATGAAACCCTTCGCCATGACATAATTTGTCTGTGTTGagagacaaaacaaaaagttagcaaaactgaaaatgttaaaaaaaaaaaatctacttttgATAGTTTTTAGAGACTACAGAATTTTTGATCTTTGCAAACATGACAGTATTGTGATCACTGAgatattaaaaggatagttcacccagaaatgaacactgtgtcatcatttactcatcatttattcacctatgtgtgaccctggaccataaaaccagtcataagtcgcacgggtatatttgtagcagtAGCCAACAAtgcattgtatgggtcaaattatcatgaagatattttgtaattatatcaaaaatgtatttttgtgagtggatatgcattgctaaggacttcatttggacaactttaaaggcgattttctccatttttttttttttttttttttttttgcaccctcagattccagattttcaaatagttgtatcttggccacatattgtcctatcctaacaaaccatacatcaatggaaatcattcagctttcagatgatgtataaatctcaacttcaaaaaaactgacccttatgactggctttgtggtccagggtcacaaatgtcattccatttttttcaactgtttttcaAACACAAAAAGAGCAACATGAGCATTggtaaatgactgaattttcattggTGGGTgaataaactaaatataaaatgacttTCGACATGGCATTTTTGAACTGTGTCATTCATTACAGTAGAAGGAAGACTCACACATTGCAGGTGGGAACAATCCTCTCTTCAGGGTGTCTGGAAAATGTCATTCTCTTCAGGAAAGATGGGAGTCGGAATTTAGGTCTGTATTGTTTTGGCACTGGACTAAAACCAGAGACAAGAGGAAAAAAAGGTATGAATGGGAACACAAATGCATTCAGGACTTATTTTTGTCACAACATAGTTACTACTACACAGACACTCTGAGGTTTCTtctttaattaatcataaaaagTCATTCAGAGATTTGAGACCAAATGCTTTACTAACAAGACCTCACGTAACAACGGGTGTACGATTTCTGCTAGTATTTTGGCTACTTATAAACAGAATCAGGTGATATTGAGGTTGCTGATTCAAAAGGCTCACTTGActctgtaaattaattttagcATCTGGTTGCATGTTACACATTAGTCACCAGAAGGTAGGCTACTTGGGTCAGCGAAGTAaaggaaaaatcttttttaaaaaaaaatctagtttaaaacgCATGTAGCCTACCAAGTTCcatttttaacaaacatttaCAGGGACtctaaaagtatcataaaataaaaagtaataacacATTGCATTTATAACGTAAATTCATGAGTTCGCTTGCCCATTCAGTCTTGACGGTTAATAGTAAAAcgaacttggcttgctgtctgcGGAGGAGGCTCGAGCCCGAAGTTCGGCTCGAGCTCCGAGTTAAAACCCCCAAAATGAATTTATGAAGACAGCAAGCTGGTCGAGACTGTGAATGGCTTAGTGATAAAAATTTGTCAATGGAATGACGCGGTGTTTGCGGCTTATATAGTACGCgcgtaatgatgattgacagttgTTTAGGATCCTCCCgaacctacgtttggaacttcattacatttttgaaagttcttgaacatatttttttaatacaaataatacgaattctgtcatcatttactcactctcaagttgttccaaacctgtatgaatttctttcttctgctgaacacaaaagatgatattttgaagaatatggtttttccatagtatggaaaaaatactatggatgtcaatggggcccatcaactgtttggttactgacattcttcaaaacaggCGCGCCGTTGACACGGGGGACAGGGGGGTCAGGACCCCCGCAGTTTTGAAAAGACAGAAATCGACCCCCGCACTTTAGATAAGGGCTGCTTCAATCAGTCGCACTATATCATCTTTTAGCttaggatattttctttcaaatgagaccatTTTCACGTTTCTGTGAGCTTTCGTTTGTAAATAATCAACTGTTTTGTCGCGGATGTGAACAGGAAATGCGCTCTCCAACGGAGAAAAACGCGATCTCCAAACAATCGATCAAAGCGTGCTAACGTTTTAGGACAGGTCGATGGTATATAAATCATGCCCAAACGTTAGCGTTTGTCAATCAAGCCAAACCGTCCATTCAGAAACCGAGAAATTTGACACTTTAAGGTAAGGAGGCTGATCTCTCAGGTTGACGCGCGAGCTGGCTTGACTGAAGTTTTCGTGAGGATATAGTTTATGGACTGTTTTGATTTCGGTAATTACATCTAGAAAGGTAAAAGCATTGATGGCATCTATAAAAGAGATATCTGAAAGCGAAACGAAAGTGATTATTGCCTCGACCAGCGTGTATCCTGCGCCCctgcttcaaaatatcatcatttgtgttcagcagaacaaagaaattcatacaggtttggaacaacttgagggtgagtaaatgatgacagaattttcatttttgggtgaactatccctttaatgctttctttttgagaattttaTTCTTGTAATGGCTTTTTTTCTATCATCAGgatcattttttacaaaaaaaaataaaaaaataattgcatttttgaaTAAACAAATAGATCATGTTGTCATGTCAGTAACCCACTCACCATTCAGCCTGTGATGAGggcagcacctgtatattagaGTTTTTCTCCTCGTTCTTCTTTTCCTGCTGTCTCTCgttctcttcctcctcctgtTCTTCACAAATGTTGTCCCACAGTTGGCTATTAACAAAAAGAGCCTCCTGCAAGCTGAGGCCACGGTCCAGACAGGTCACCTGACGACAGAGGGGACAGCGAATGGTGCGCAGGCCGCTGTAATACTTCCCCATTGTCTCCAGACAGGGGGTGCAGAATGTGTGGTTACAGTGGAGAGTCCTGGGAACGCGGTCGAGGCGAGAGTAACGCTGGTAACAGACCCCACATTCCTGATCCTCAAACAGCACCATGGCTGAAAACTGGTACTTTTATATTGATGATATAGTGATTTTGTAGTTCTGTCTTCTGGAAAGTGTTTAGCGTActctgcaaaaacaaacaaaaaagatgtAACTTTTAGGTGTACTTCATATATATGGACATAACTGTAAAGGCagcgttcacccaaaaatgactttCTTAATACTCAAAAGAGGAtatttcaaaaaagttttttttttgcccattcAATGAATGTCAGTGGGGTCTAATGTTGTTTGCACACCACAATGTTCtccaaaatatctttctttgtattCAGCATTAGAAAGAAATGcattcaaatttggaacaacaCGAGTAAACAATGACcgaatttacatattttaaacactatccctttaagcacaaTGAAATGACAGTTAAAATCTTGAAGCAGATGGCAAAGCCATCATTGACTCTCACCAAGCATTCATTCTTATAGTATTCTACTCTAATGCTGCAGACCACCTGTTCATCcagaatattatattatttaatttgaccTCTGAAGGGTTGACCTATGACCTCATTCTGAGTACTAATGCAGACAATACAATACTGCAATACTGAAGAGTGACAAGATCTCTGGTTTCTGCAGCCATGAGAACATTGCTCCTACATAATATATCACGTTTAGTTAGTTTTGTTGTCTTGTTAGTGATGGTCAGGTAAAATATTATATGAGAAACATCTTTAGTCAAACTGTAACTTGACTTTTATGTCAAACCATTTGAACAGTGTGTTCTTTCTTTATTGTGTTAAAAAGCACACTGCAAAAATCACTCAGTTAATGAACATTTATGTCCTATTTCCCAGTGAAAACATCTAAACACccttaattaaaatgagaagCAATGTTGCATAAAATATTAAGGCTTATTTTTCAGAGAATACATCTTGAATTAAGCTTATTTCTTCAACCTCAAAGCTCACTAAACTGTTAGACAAACACTTTAAACAAGGATAACTTCAATAATGTAAGAAAAAACTCAAATTATCTTAATACTCAAGTAAGACACAAAAAGTCTTAATATATGCACTTTTctaaagtaaatgtattttgttttaaggatgtttggatattttactgca
This window harbors:
- the im:7152348 gene encoding E3 ubiquitin-protein ligase rnf168, with the protein product MVLFEDQECGVCYQRYSRLDRVPRTLHCNHTFCTPCLETMGKYYSGLRTIRCPLCRQVTCLDRGLSLQEALFVNSQLWDNICEEQEEEENERQQEKKNEEKNSNIQVLPSSQAECPVPKQYRPKFRLPSFLKRMTFSRHPEERIVPTCNVQIMSWRRVSSEEIF